In the genome of Nitratireductor sp. GISD-1A_MAKvit, the window AGGGTGTCAAACGCTGGCAGGTTGGCGACCGCGTCACCGCACTGACGCCCGGCGGCGGATATGCAGAGTACTGCCTTGTGCATGAAACCAACGCCTTGCCGATACCGCACGGATTTACCTTCACCGAGGCGGCGGCCATTCCCGAAACCTTCTTCACCGTATGGCACAACGTTTTTCAGCGAGGCGTCCTGAAGGAAGGGGAGACCCTGCTTGTGCACGGCGGCTCCTCCGGCATCGGTACAACAGCCATTCAGGTGGCGACAGCGCTTGGATCCAGGGTGATCGCGACAGCGGGATCGGTGGAAAAATGTGCAGCCTGTTCTTCTCTTGGCGCGGTTCGTGTCGTGAACTATCACGAAGAGGATTTCGTCGAGGCCGTGAAGGAGGAGACAAACGGGCACGGTGCCGATGTGATACTCGACATGATCGGAGGCGACTATATTGAAAGGAACCATTCCGCCGCTGCGATGGATGGGCGGATCGTGCAGATTGCCTTCCTCAGGGGCGCGCGTGCGACCGTCGATTTCTCTCAGATCATGCGCAAGCGTCTGACCCACACCGGCTCCACGCTGCGGCCAAGGTCAGTGGCGTTCAAGGCGCGCATTGCGACCGATCTGGAAGCCCATGTCTGGCCGCTTCTGGCGGCCCGCCGTGTCGCGCCGGTGATGGACATGATCTTCCCGCTTTCGGAAGCCTGGAGAGCCCATGAGCGTATGGAAGACGGCGCGCATATCGGCAAGATCGT includes:
- a CDS encoding NAD(P)H-quinone oxidoreductase, with protein sequence MMNKTALPEKMTVVAIQEPGGPMVLKPEHREVPKPGEGEILIRVRAAGINRPDVFQRKGLYPAPPGASDLPGLEAAGEVAAVGEGVKRWQVGDRVTALTPGGGYAEYCLVHETNALPIPHGFTFTEAAAIPETFFTVWHNVFQRGVLKEGETLLVHGGSSGIGTTAIQVATALGSRVIATAGSVEKCAACSSLGAVRVVNYHEEDFVEAVKEETNGHGADVILDMIGGDYIERNHSAAAMDGRIVQIAFLRGARATVDFSQIMRKRLTHTGSTLRPRSVAFKARIATDLEAHVWPLLAARRVAPVMDMIFPLSEAWRAHERMEDGAHIGKIVLDVA